Proteins from a single region of Coleofasciculus sp. FACHB-T130:
- a CDS encoding pentapeptide repeat-containing protein: MRDETEGLKNWLIILSLTFFAIGVIAFRCLWQLYVVPIEHFNNSSKILTPKEFIELKRQGISSVIEALKIVATTFGGAAILFNVFYAAKRAKAMDDSAIAANKSADAALDNAKAALKNAEAAQDKQITERFTKAVEQLGSDNISIRLGGIYALERIANDSEKDHWTIMEVLTAFVREKAPLKEEQIQQEQLPKIPTDIQAALTVIGRRDVDEDPENQRLNLQHTNLDGADLSAANLQGANLFGANLQGANLFGANLQGANLRRANLQGADLFGGNLQGADLIGANLQEAYLSNANLQRAALTGANLQEAALRGANLQETYLNNANLQEANLSETNLQGADLDEANLRGVYLRSAENLEYEQIERAFGDRKTVLPDNVERPAHWTQAGGKTDAIAPI; encoded by the coding sequence ATGCGTGATGAAACAGAAGGATTAAAAAACTGGCTTATCATTCTATCACTTACATTTTTTGCCATAGGAGTGATAGCTTTCCGGTGTTTATGGCAACTTTATGTAGTTCCCATTGAACACTTCAATAATTCTTCTAAAATCCTGACTCCAAAGGAGTTTATTGAGCTTAAAAGGCAAGGCATCAGCTCTGTTATTGAAGCTTTAAAAATTGTTGCAACAACCTTTGGAGGAGCCGCAATCCTCTTTAACGTTTTCTATGCAGCGAAGCGAGCTAAAGCGATGGATGATAGCGCGATCGCTGCCAATAAAAGCGCTGATGCAGCTCTAGATAATGCTAAAGCTGCTCTAAAAAATGCAGAAGCGGCACAAGATAAGCAAATCACAGAACGCTTTACTAAAGCAGTTGAACAGCTTGGTTCTGATAATATCTCTATCCGTTTAGGGGGAATTTATGCTCTAGAACGAATTGCTAACGATTCCGAAAAAGACCATTGGACAATTATGGAGGTGCTAACAGCTTTTGTGCGAGAGAAGGCTCCTTTGAAGGAGGAACAGATACAGCAGGAGCAATTACCAAAAATCCCTACGGATATTCAAGCTGCACTTACAGTTATCGGACGGCGCGACGTAGATGAAGACCCAGAAAATCAACGGCTAAATTTACAACATACCAACCTTGATGGAGCAGACCTCAGTGCAGCTAACCTACAAGGGGCAAACCTTTTTGGAGCTAACCTACAAGGGGCAAACCTTTTTGGAGCTAACTTGCAAGGGGCAAACCTCAGGCGAGCTAACTTGCAAGGGGCAGACCTTTTTGGAGGTAACTTGCAAGGGGCAGACCTCATTGGAGCTAACCTGCAAGAGGCATACCTGTCTAACGCTAACCTACAACGGGCAGCTCTCACGGGAGCTAACCTGCAAGAGGCAGCTCTCAGGGGAGCTAACCTACAAGAGACATACCTCAATAACGCTAATCTGCAAGAGGCAAACTTGAGTGAGACCAACCTGCAAGGGGCAGACTTAGATGAAGCCAACCTGCGAGGAGTATACCTCAGGTCAGCCGAAAACCTAGAATACGAGCAAATCGAAAGAGCATTTGGAGATCGCAAAACTGTATTGCCGGACAATGTGGAAAGACCTGCACATTGGACGCAAGCTGGGGGAAAGACGGATGCGATCGCCCCAATATAA
- a CDS encoding DivIVA domain-containing protein — MLRQDSSRLEPDSNGRFPEGELPDSGSGSVDIQRELDRIEEMILDSTRIPLTSLRLVDENPLLDQLDLVRINLPPAFQEAEEIVRQKEEILLQAEDYAQQIIETAERRADQILDEMGLIRQAEREAQAIRQAVQQECDAIQEQTIAELERMRLQAQQELEQMRSLAIQECEDIQNGADDYADQVLTNIEQQLNDMLKVIRNGRQQLQNDAPPPPSPRTPTIREVEGDRGRGTDKKK, encoded by the coding sequence ATGTTACGCCAAGACTCTTCCCGCCTCGAACCCGATAGTAATGGACGCTTCCCCGAAGGTGAATTACCCGACAGTGGATCGGGAAGTGTAGATATTCAGCGGGAACTCGACCGCATCGAAGAAATGATTCTTGATAGTACGCGCATTCCCTTGACTAGCCTGCGCTTAGTCGATGAGAATCCGTTACTCGATCAGCTGGATTTGGTGCGGATCAATCTGCCACCGGCTTTTCAGGAAGCTGAAGAAATTGTTCGCCAGAAGGAAGAAATTCTTTTGCAAGCGGAGGATTATGCACAGCAGATTATTGAGACAGCAGAACGCCGAGCCGATCAGATATTGGATGAAATGGGCTTGATTCGGCAAGCGGAACGGGAAGCTCAAGCGATTCGGCAGGCGGTGCAGCAGGAGTGCGACGCCATCCAAGAACAAACGATCGCAGAACTCGAACGGATGCGCCTACAAGCACAACAAGAGCTAGAGCAGATGCGATCGCTTGCTATCCAAGAATGCGAGGACATTCAAAACGGAGCGGATGATTACGCCGACCAAGTTCTCACCAATATCGAGCAGCAGCTTAACGATATGCTCAAGGTCATCCGCAACGGTCGGCAACAGTTACAAAATGACGCTCCTCCACCACCGTCGCCGCGTACTCCCACGATTAGAGAAGTGGAGGGGGACAGAGGCAGAGGCACAGATAAGAAGAAGTAG
- a CDS encoding flavin reductase family protein, which yields MLDEQAKKTILRKIPHGLYICGVKDGEEVNGFTSSWVMQGSFKPPLVVNCVKQDSKSHAMIKASGVFALSFLDEGQQDLAEKFFKPQRRIGNKFEDVEFYLGQETGCPIISNTLGYVECKVVGAVEHGDHTVYVGEAIAAGVHREGKPLLLENTPWQYGG from the coding sequence TTGCTAGACGAACAAGCCAAAAAAACTATTCTGCGTAAGATTCCTCACGGACTCTATATCTGCGGTGTCAAAGATGGCGAAGAAGTTAACGGCTTCACATCCAGCTGGGTGATGCAAGGCTCGTTTAAGCCACCGCTGGTTGTGAATTGCGTTAAGCAGGATTCTAAATCCCACGCCATGATCAAAGCCAGTGGCGTCTTTGCACTTAGTTTCCTGGATGAGGGACAGCAAGACTTAGCGGAAAAATTCTTCAAGCCGCAGCGCCGCATCGGTAATAAATTTGAAGATGTGGAATTTTATCTAGGACAAGAAACCGGCTGTCCCATCATCTCCAACACCCTCGGTTATGTGGAGTGTAAGGTTGTCGGTGCTGTAGAACACGGCGATCATACCGTCTATGTCGGGGAAGCGATCGCTGCTGGCGTCCACCGCGAGGGTAAACCGCTTTTACTCGAAAATACCCCTTGGCAATATGGTGGGTAA
- a CDS encoding type II secretion system F family protein: protein MNLHIKLKNQEKAQFFQQFATLLNSGISVQQSLNLVERDRNSPFGRYLQTVGAAVDSGQDLASALTLDARYFDGWTISLIRLAEYSGSLAETFGRLATAAEAKVKRERLYRSVGIAAIALIWSLLVLVAALFKRNPQKLTHPGFWLCSFGLAVLLVGVAILNSRFPGRGLQRLAAQLPGLDKVMQARSLLYFTELSLPLSCGVPILAALELLRDRIPDPQMATHVAKAARQIRLGRSLTESLQTKLPPLAIQYIRTGEETGNLDAALRKLEQYYESDLEKRLRQLEGILRPLSLLAIGGLVLLVAIRAINSLINSLPG from the coding sequence GTGAATCTACACATTAAGTTGAAAAACCAGGAAAAGGCTCAATTTTTTCAGCAGTTCGCCACTTTGCTAAATTCTGGCATTTCAGTACAGCAAAGCTTAAATTTGGTTGAGCGCGATCGCAATTCTCCCTTCGGGCGCTATCTGCAAACAGTCGGTGCAGCGGTGGATTCTGGGCAAGATTTGGCTTCTGCTTTGACACTAGACGCTCGATATTTTGATGGTTGGACGATTAGCCTAATTCGGTTAGCAGAATACAGCGGATCGCTAGCAGAGACTTTTGGCAGATTGGCAACGGCGGCGGAAGCGAAAGTCAAACGGGAACGCCTCTATCGTTCCGTGGGAATCGCCGCGATCGCTCTGATTTGGAGTCTGTTGGTACTCGTCGCCGCACTTTTCAAGCGAAATCCTCAAAAGCTTACCCATCCTGGTTTCTGGCTGTGCAGTTTTGGATTGGCAGTGCTTTTGGTTGGGGTAGCTATCCTGAATTCTCGCTTTCCCGGACGCGGTTTACAGCGGTTGGCGGCGCAACTTCCCGGTTTGGATAAAGTCATGCAAGCGCGATCGCTCCTTTACTTTACCGAGTTGTCCTTGCCTTTAAGTTGCGGGGTACCAATTCTCGCTGCGCTGGAATTGTTGCGCGATCGCATCCCCGATCCTCAGATGGCAACCCACGTAGCAAAAGCTGCTCGGCAAATTCGTCTCGGTAGAAGCCTCACCGAGAGTCTGCAAACCAAGTTACCGCCACTTGCAATCCAATATATTCGCACTGGTGAAGAAACCGGAAATTTAGATGCGGCGCTGCGAAAATTGGAGCAATATTACGAAAGCGACTTAGAGAAACGTTTGAGGCAGTTGGAGGGAATCTTGCGTCCTTTGAGTCTATTAGCGATTGGAGGTTTAGTGCTTTTAGTCGCAATTCGAGCAATTAATTCGCTGATAAACTCTCTGCCAGGATAA
- the coaD gene encoding pantetheine-phosphate adenylyltransferase, protein MIAIYPGSFDPITLGHLDIIKRGCRLFDGVIVAVLRNPNKTPLFTVQERIEQIRLSTRSLPNVEVDSFDGLTVNYARIREAGVLLRGLRVLSDFEHELQMAHTNKTLDDRIETVFLATSNEYSFLSSSLVKEIARFGGSVDHLVPQHVALDIYRCYAKTLPASNPIVMDASPKVNYPTVDREV, encoded by the coding sequence GTGATTGCAATCTATCCTGGCAGCTTCGATCCAATTACTCTGGGACACCTCGACATCATTAAGCGCGGTTGTCGGCTTTTTGATGGGGTGATTGTTGCGGTGCTGCGGAACCCCAACAAAACGCCCCTGTTTACAGTACAGGAGCGCATCGAGCAGATTCGTCTATCGACGCGATCGCTGCCGAATGTAGAAGTTGACAGTTTTGACGGTTTGACAGTCAACTATGCCAGAATCCGAGAAGCGGGCGTGCTGCTGCGCGGTTTGCGGGTGCTTTCTGACTTTGAACACGAGCTACAGATGGCTCATACAAATAAAACTCTGGACGACCGGATTGAGACGGTTTTTCTAGCAACCTCTAACGAGTACAGTTTCTTAAGTAGTAGCTTAGTGAAAGAGATTGCCAGATTCGGCGGCTCTGTCGATCATCTTGTTCCCCAGCACGTCGCCTTAGATATCTACCGATGTTACGCCAAGACTCTTCCCGCCTCGAACCCGATAGTAATGGACGCTTCCCCGAAGGTGAATTACCCGACAGTGGATCGGGAAGTGTAG
- a CDS encoding dienelactone hydrolase family protein, translating to MMKFTRREFIMVSTLAAGFAVAVRPISAQVITTDKKGLVAGEVKIPVEDGQIPAYRAMPARGKNFPVVLVVQEIFGVHEHLQDICRRFAKLGYLAIAPELYARQGDVSRMSDIQEIITKVVSKVPDAQVMSDLDATVAWAAKSSRGNTDKLGITGFCWGGRIVWLYAAHNPTLNAGVAWYGRLVGESLPLIPKYPLDLVDELKAPVLGLYGGSDTGIPNETVEKMQEALKAADNASEIILYPDTPHGFFADYRPSYRKEEAEDGWKRLQAWFKKYGVA from the coding sequence CTGATGAAATTCACGCGCCGCGAATTTATCATGGTCTCTACGCTGGCGGCAGGGTTTGCCGTAGCAGTTCGCCCCATTTCTGCCCAAGTCATCACGACCGATAAGAAAGGCTTGGTGGCGGGTGAAGTGAAGATACCCGTAGAAGATGGGCAAATCCCCGCTTATCGGGCGATGCCTGCCAGAGGTAAGAATTTCCCCGTCGTGCTAGTTGTGCAGGAAATCTTTGGCGTCCACGAACATTTGCAAGATATCTGTCGCCGCTTTGCAAAACTAGGTTATTTAGCGATCGCGCCGGAACTCTATGCGCGTCAAGGCGATGTTTCCCGGATGAGCGATATTCAAGAAATTATCACCAAAGTTGTCTCTAAAGTCCCCGATGCTCAAGTGATGTCAGATTTGGATGCAACGGTTGCTTGGGCAGCCAAATCCAGTCGGGGAAACACCGATAAACTGGGAATTACAGGCTTTTGCTGGGGTGGGCGAATCGTTTGGCTGTATGCGGCTCACAATCCCACGCTAAATGCTGGCGTTGCCTGGTACGGACGCTTAGTAGGCGAGTCTTTGCCCCTCATTCCCAAATATCCTCTCGACCTAGTTGATGAGCTGAAAGCGCCCGTACTGGGACTCTATGGCGGCAGCGATACCGGCATTCCGAACGAAACTGTCGAGAAGATGCAGGAGGCACTGAAAGCAGCAGACAATGCTTCGGAAATTATCCTTTATCCGGACACGCCCCACGGCTTTTTTGCCGACTACCGCCCCAGCTACCGCAAAGAGGAAGCAGAAGACGGCTGGAAACGCCTACAAGCTTGGTTTAAGAAGTACGGGGTTGCTTAA
- a CDS encoding phenylpyruvate tautomerase MIF-related protein, with product MPLIKVQTSVDSPDRGAVEGLLKSLSAKLAKHTGKPESYVMTAFEPSVAMTFGGTLDPVCYVEIKSVGSMSPSQTKAMSQDFCQQINEKLGVSTNRIYIEFADAKGSMWGWDGSTFG from the coding sequence ATGCCGCTAATCAAAGTTCAAACTTCTGTTGATTCTCCCGATCGGGGTGCTGTTGAGGGTCTGCTGAAAAGTCTTTCTGCTAAATTAGCGAAGCATACAGGCAAACCGGAATCCTATGTAATGACGGCTTTTGAGCCGAGTGTGGCGATGACATTTGGGGGGACTCTCGATCCCGTCTGCTATGTTGAAATTAAAAGTGTCGGTAGCATGAGTCCGTCGCAAACAAAGGCAATGAGCCAAGATTTTTGCCAGCAAATTAATGAGAAACTTGGTGTATCTACAAACCGGATTTACATTGAGTTTGCTGATGCCAAAGGTTCCATGTGGGGCTGGGATGGCTCAACATTTGGTTGA